The Vanessa atalanta unplaced genomic scaffold, ilVanAtal1.2, whole genome shotgun sequence genomic interval aacctaacctaacctaacctaacctaacctaacctaacctaacctaacctaacctaacctaacctaacctaacctaacctaacctaacctaacctaacctaacctaacctaacctaacctaacctaacctaacctaacctaacctaacctaacctaacctaacctaacctaacctaacctaacctaacctaacctaacctaacctaacctaacctaacctaacctaacctaacctaacctaacctaacctaacctaacctaacctaacctaacctaacctaacctaacctaacctaacctaacctaacctaacctaacctaacctaacctaacctaacctaacctaacctttttttttttttttttttgtttaacgaggaggaaatgcatttacgcatgccgcccggtcgggggaccgggacgggtatgtgggactcaaccgggaactaatgccccgtgccagggcacgctagtgctaatgccctgtcctacccactaaaaccatcctcgggtttccaccatgccgcgcgagtggtgaggccacgggatcgccaagggcatgcaaccgcgaccccaccagcggcagccgccgtaaggcggctgaatatacatggaaagcgcgcctagtgcgcgccttcctcctcatcctccacgcgggaatgtggcgaactcccccgagtccgccactggaggctgggcgtcaacgaagctgacgccctgcggcggataagatggtaggctccgccgcaaaccgccggtgtaaaacacctgggaggctcgagtagcgagccctcccactccctcctagccaacgaggccactcacatggtccgccctgacgccgatcagggacgtaccaggagcagccccgcggcatccctcccgccagtcttagccgtggccgacgagcaagctcaagccggccccgttgcccagggtacaccacgaggaggtgactgacatgtaccccaacctaacctaacctaacctaacctaacctaacctaacctaacctaacctaacctaacctaacctaacctaacctaacctaacctaacctaacctaacctaacctaacctaacctaacctaacctaacctaacctaacctaacctaacctaacctaacctaacctaacctaacctaacctaacctaacctaacctaacctaacctaacctaacctaacctaacctaacctaacctaacctaacctaacctaacctaacctaacctaacctaacctaacctaacctaacctaacctaacctaacctaacctaacctaacctaacctaacctaacctaacctaccctacctacctacctacctacctacctacctacctacctacctacctacctacctacctacctacctacctacctacctacctacctacctacctacctacctacctacctacctacctacctacctacctacctacctacctacctacctacctacctacctacctacctacctacctacctacctacctacctacctacctacctacctacctacctacctacctacctacctacctacctacctacctacctacctacctacctacctacctacctacctacctacctacctacctacctacctacctacctacctacctacctacctacctacctacctacctacctacctacctacctacctacctacctacctacctacctacctacctacctacctacctacctacctacctacctacctacctacctacctacctacctacctacctacctacctacctacctacctacctacctacctacctacctacctacctacctatctacctacctacctacctacctacctacctaccgaACCAGAGTCGATCTGCATATTAAACGTATAACACCAACTTTTTGCTAATCgctttgtttacattttacttcAATTCTTACGCCTTAATTCGTAGCCGTTGATTGAGGGCAGTACTTGCgacttaaatgaatatttgtgttttttgaGGTTATGGCTGaacccataaataaaaaaatttttgattcCTATTGTTTTGTTAACTCGCTTCTGTTGACAGACTTTTGATGACAATACATAACTAGCTAAGAAACTTCATTACAAATCAAATATGTTTACCACCCCAAGATGGCGGACCGGCAGTTTGAAATCCACCTTaatgatatggatatcaaatgaaaaggtttgctgtcaggaatacaaatttttttttttaaactacaccattaaattaatatcacttttgttacaaaaaaaaaaaaacatattacgtTACGCCAAAGTAATGTCATATGACGCGCGTCTAGATGCGTGATCACAACGTCATATGCGTTGAATCACTCTCTTCTTATACCGATTACCCGAACCGACCGGTCGCTATTTTACGCgcactgataaaaaaaaaaaaaaaactatgattcACTTTTTAACTGTCAACTGTTTTAACTGTTTAACGGGAGACACTCCCTCGTTCCTTGAGCAGCCTACGGAAGACATGATATGTATATATGGGAAAACCAAAGACTTCTACCGTCGTTATACCCTCataattcgatattttttttttgtcatcaaCCCTAAAAAACAATGAAGTATCGCTCCGaacttaatatcacaaatacctttaacatcgagaggaaatacatttatataaatttttacatttacatttatttatatacaattttacatttacattagcctgtaaatttcccactactggcctccctttgaggagcgctctacgcgttctaacaactgggccatctcgactctatttatatacactagaattaaaaaaaaaaaaggaccttaaattcaaaattaaatggaTCAAAATAAAAGATAGTTCATTGTGAAACatgtaatactataaaatttacgaATTTACAatagtacaataatataattgtgcTCATATTGAAACAATACTCTAATATGGTTGTAATATATTGATCAACTAGTAAGTCGTTAGAATGTTTTGCGAGATGTATTGCGACGTGCTTTGCTTCGGGTATGGGGTGCAAGGTGACTGAGAACGAGGGCGTTGTAAAGGCGGTGTGTTTGAGTGAGGAGACTGTACGACTGGCTTTTGACTCCTTGGAGGCAAAGTACATTCGGGTCTCTTTTTCAAAATGGATGTATTTTCATCACTTGGACGTTGACATGTCCCATAGTTCCCATGACTTTTATTTTCTGTTGAAACATCATTTTTACGATAGCCTGAAAATTTTTTTTGAaggttttttattgataaccaGGATTCAGATCCTACAACACTATGACAAGTAGAGATAGCATGATCATTGAAATTCTTCAATTCTGCAGGGTTTCTTTTACCTGTAGCAATATCTACGGTTTCAAAATCAAGTGATACACGAACTCGAACGGCCTCGGAATTGGGTGGAACTTTCAGTTCCAGGCCACCAGAACCAAAATTTGTGcttttgtttgatttttgatCTGTTGTAACCACTCTTCCCCGTCCTGCTTCTTTTAAATGCATCCTTTCACGCAACACACTTGTAAGTCTATCTTGTTTTGTCTTTTCTTCTAAGCCTTTATTTGATTTAGGTGTAGGTTCATTACATATTTGTGAATGCAATTGACGTTGCGGGTTACATTGTTTACCAGGCGCACTTCCTGGCTTTTGACGAAGACGTTCAAGAAGTGATTGCTCTCTACAGCTTACTGGAACTGACTTCGGAGGAGATAAATTCACACACCAGCTTTTTTCAGTAGATGATGACTTACATGCTTGTCGTGGGCAAACAGTGTTTTCATTACGTTTTAGGCTCTTAAGTAAACGTGTTGTAAAACGTCCTGTAGTTGACATTTGTTTCGGAGATGAGGTGCCTGCGGCATTAGACTCATCGTTTTGTTTGGCTACGTTGTAAGATAATTTTTCAGGGCTTTTGTTGGATGCACTACGATCTATTTCGAGAAAAATGCGTGGATGGTGCTCGCAAGGATCAAGACGGTGACCACGGCTTATTTCACACTTGTCAACAGGCTTTAGTTTCACTGGACAAGGAGGCGTGGAATTTTGTGTGGACTTGTCAGTGTTAATACTTGATTTTGATACTGTATAATCGCGGCCATCTATCGCTCTCAAACACTCGTGTTCGCTGGTGAGGTGATAGGGTGCAGGAACTGGAGCTGGGGGCGGAGTTTGCTCTGCTACTTCACGCTCATAGTCCAAACGACGCAAGCGCTCAGCAGCTGCCAACCGCATCGCTACTCGGTCCAACTGAGCCCCACAGAAATTTTTGTGTTCGTCACTACTCTGTCCTTCAGTATGTTTCATTGACTGCACCTAGGAAGCAAATTAGCaggtatatattattgaaactaCACTGACTagaatcgaatatatttttttccctcaaatataaaactactaataagggtgataaaaaataatatgtatataggacgtaattttatgttaatgttaaaacataaaattatttacctgATTT includes:
- the LOC125076707 gene encoding uncharacterized protein LOC125076707 isoform X1, whose amino-acid sequence is MGLHDAPRALARTSYLGRLIVRSLTSGRETDRARRGSCTPIKVQKCAPCVPKPRPVCREPSAACPHGLRLICYPPSAGKRPPCDLPSPPPPLSCERNRNQVQSMKHTEGQSSDEHKNFCGAQLDRVAMRLAAAERLRRLDYEREVAEQTPPPAPVPAPYHLTSEHECLRAIDGRDYTVSKSSINTDKSTQNSTPPCPVKLKPVDKCEISRGHRLDPCEHHPRIFLEIDRSASNKSPEKLSYNVAKQNDESNAAGTSSPKQMSTTGRFTTRLLKSLKRNENTVCPRQACKSSSTEKSWCVNLSPPKSVPVSCREQSLLERLRQKPGSAPGKQCNPQRQLHSQICNEPTPKSNKGLEEKTKQDRLTSVLRERMHLKEAGRGRVVTTDQKSNKSTNFGSGGLELKVPPNSEAVRVRVSLDFETVDIATGKRNPAELKNFNDHAISTCHSVVGSESWLSIKNLQKKFSGYRKNDVSTENKSHGNYGTCQRPSDENTSILKKRPECTLPPRSQKPVVQSPHSNTPPLQRPRSQSPCTPYPKQSTSQYISQNILTTY